The genomic region AATTATATTATATATTAAAATCTCTTTTTTTAAAAATATTTAAAATTTATAAAATTTATTTGTATACTTTCTTTATTTATATTTTTTAATTTTTATTTCAATTAATTTATTATAATTATTTTATTTCTAATTTTCTATTATTTAAAATATTAACCTAAAATAATTTTCGATATCAACTCAAAATGATAAGTCCCTGCAAAATTATCAAGAAATACCAAATTATCAATATTATAACCATTTCTATTTAACTTTGAAAAATCCCTTACAAAAGTAGAGGGATTACAGGAAATATAAATTAATTTTTTAATTTTTTTTTCAATAATTCTACTTATAAGCCTTTCTGTTAAACCACTTCTTGGTGGGTCTACCAACAAAATATCAATATCTTCAACATGGTCTATTGCAATTTCAGCATCCATTTGGATAAAATTAATAAAAGTATTATTTTTAAAGTTGTTAATTTTTGCATAATCTATAGCTTTTTTTGATATTTCATATGCATAATAGTTAGAAATCTTTTTATTAATAAATATAGGAATTGAAAAAAAACCAACTCCGCAATACAATTCAACAAAATTATTTATTTTATCATCACCAATAATTTCTAAAACTTTCTCAATAAAGAGAGGATTTGTAAATTTATTTACTTGAAAAAAACCATCTATATCAAGTTCATAATAGTAATCTTTAACTTTATAAATAGCTTTTTCATCTTCTTTGTAACCTTTAAGACCTTTCAAAAAAATATCTATTCCATCACGAATCCTAAAACCCTTATTAAACAAAAGGATATCATCACTTAAGTTTTTTATAAATTCTCTAATTCTCTCAGTAAGAAAAAAACATATGTCATTTCTGAAAGGAATAACTCTCAAAGTTTTTTCTTTAAAAAAGCCAAGTTCTCCTTTTTCCGAAACTTTCAATTGAGCATTATTTCTATAATAGAATCTTGAAGGGGATTTAATAATTTCAAATTTCTTTTCATTTTCAAATTCATATTCAAGATGATTTCTAAAAAAAAGTTCTTTTAAAATTTCTATTTTTAGAACTATTTCATAATCATAATCTACATTTAAAAAATCGCATCCTCCGCAATAACCAAAAATATCACATATGGGTTTAATTCTATATGGAGAACTTTTAACAATATCTTTTACTTCACCTATAAAATAATCTTTTTTATCTTCCTTTATTTTTATTTCTACCTCTTCCCCAGGTAAAACAAAAGGGGTAAAAATAATTTTCCCTTCCTCAGTATGACCAAATCCATAACCTTTATATGTCACTTTTTCTATAGTAATTAACAATTTAACAAATCTCCCCTCTATATTAAATATTAAAAATTTTCTTAGATATTCAATAATTTAATTAACTAAAAAATTGTAAACTTTAATTAATAAATAAATTTAATTAACATTACTTATAAATTATACAAGATATTATTTTTTAATTAAGTTAGTAAGTTGTTTATATATAATTTAATAAAAATAAAAAAATAACATTTTAATTCTTATTATTATCTTCAACTTTTTCTATTTTTATCTTATACTTTTTAATCCTTTCTAAATAATCATCCATAGTTTCCATATTATTTAAAAAGTACCATGTAAGAGAATATACAGATCCACTACCAATAGACTCAATTAAAAGGTAAATTAACCTTTGAAAACCTTTACCAGGTAAAAGTGATGGGTCAAAAATTAATTTTAATATTAAAGTTATTAAAAAATAAAAAATAATACCATTAATAGAAATATTTAAATATTTATGTTCTTTTAAAAAATTAAATTTATCTATAAAGTTTATAGATATCATTAATAAAGCAATTAATAAAAAACCATAAAAACCAAAAACAATAGCTTTACCAAAACTATTAGCTGGACCATATGCAACTCTAGAAAAAACTACAAAAACAAAAAAAGCTAAAACAGCTGATAATAACAAATTTACTAAATATATTTTTATAGAAGAACTTTCTATATTTAATTCTTGAAATTTAGAATTTGTTTTTAAAATCTCATAAATATATTTAGAAATTAAGGGAATAAATAAAAATAATAAAGAAAATAATAAATTTGAA from Spirochaetota bacterium harbors:
- a CDS encoding TRAM domain-containing protein; the encoded protein is MLITIEKVTYKGYGFGHTEEGKIIFTPFVLPGEEVEIKIKEDKKDYFIGEVKDIVKSSPYRIKPICDIFGYCGGCDFLNVDYDYEIVLKIEILKELFFRNHLEYEFENEKKFEIIKSPSRFYYRNNAQLKVSEKGELGFFKEKTLRVIPFRNDICFFLTERIREFIKNLSDDILLFNKGFRIRDGIDIFLKGLKGYKEDEKAIYKVKDYYYELDIDGFFQVNKFTNPLFIEKVLEIIGDDKINNFVELYCGVGFFSIPIFINKKISNYYAYEISKKAIDYAKINNFKNNTFINFIQMDAEIAIDHVEDIDILLVDPPRSGLTERLISRIIEKKIKKLIYISCNPSTFVRDFSKLNRNGYNIDNLVFLDNFAGTYHFELISKIILG